The proteins below are encoded in one region of uncultured Eubacteriales bacterium:
- a CDS encoding conserved membrane hypothetical protein (Evidence 4 : Homologs of previously reported genes of unknown function), which produces MKRVFGTVEAVFDALYLAAALMIGGWLLVTGAGSSARTLAGAMALILACGDAFHLIPRILVIKTGDEERLRPALGLGKLITSITMTAFYIILWHLGLLLFTPQGAGVWTGLVYLLAAVRVILCLLPQNKWRDRYPPVNWGIWRNVPFFLLGVCVAVLFCLERDQILNLRHMWLAIALSFGFYLPVVLWSNKNPKIGMFMLPKTCAYVWMLVMCLSL; this is translated from the coding sequence ATGAAGCGAGTATTCGGAACGGTGGAGGCGGTTTTTGACGCACTCTACCTCGCCGCCGCACTGATGATCGGCGGCTGGCTCCTGGTGACTGGCGCGGGCAGCTCCGCCCGGACCCTAGCGGGGGCTATGGCCTTGATCTTAGCCTGCGGGGACGCGTTCCACCTGATTCCCCGCATTCTGGTTATTAAAACGGGGGATGAGGAGCGCCTGCGTCCCGCCCTGGGCTTGGGCAAGCTCATCACCTCCATCACCATGACGGCGTTCTATATTATCCTTTGGCATCTGGGCCTGCTGCTCTTCACGCCCCAAGGGGCGGGAGTGTGGACGGGACTTGTCTATCTCTTAGCCGCCGTACGTGTGATTCTCTGCCTCCTGCCTCAGAACAAATGGAGGGACCGATACCCGCCCGTGAACTGGGGTATCTGGCGTAACGTTCCTTTTTTTCTGCTAGGCGTATGCGTCGCGGTTTTGTTCTGTTTGGAAAGAGATCAAATACTAAATTTGCGCCATATGTGGCTTGCCATCGCGCTGAGCTTTGGATTTTATCTGCCGGTGGTGCTCTGGTCCAATAAAAACCCCAAAATCGGAATGTTTATGCTGCCCAAGACCTGCGCCTATGTATGGATGCTGGTTATGTGCCTGTCCCTGTAA
- the katA gene encoding Catalase: MHEYEKLTNEVGAPVVDNENSITAGPRGPVVMQDVWLMEKMAHFNREVIPERRMHAKGWGAYGKLTVTHDISRYTKAKVLQPCAETELFVRFSTVAGERGAADCERDIRGVAVKFYTEEGNWDLVGNNTPTFFIRDVHNFSDLNRAVKRDPRTGRRSAQNNWDFWTLLPECFHQITVVMSDRGIPASFRNMHFFGEHTFSFYNAENQRVWCKFHFKTQQGIKNLSNEEAAKINGMDREYHGKDLFEAIEKGDFPKWTMYVQIMTEPQAKNHYENPFDITKIWRHAEYPLIEVGVLELNRNPENYFAEVEQAAFTPAHVVPGIGFSPDRFLQGRLFAYGDAQRYRLGVNHNLIPVNRAKVEVSDYHRDGAMRVDGNYGGAPAYTPNSYGAWTAQPEVMEPPLDLEGAMYRYDPKDDPTDDCFRAGGDLWRVMTEDKKQLLIDNTAGDIAPCTVNIKYRHAAHCYLADPEYGERLAQAAGLEIGKVKELAMLDNNGLIRATLSEAM, encoded by the coding sequence ATGCACGAGTACGAGAAGTTAACAAACGAGGTCGGCGCTCCGGTAGTCGACAATGAGAACTCCATTACCGCCGGCCCCCGCGGCCCTGTCGTCATGCAGGACGTGTGGCTGATGGAGAAGATGGCCCACTTCAACCGCGAGGTCATTCCCGAGCGCCGTATGCACGCCAAGGGCTGGGGCGCTTACGGCAAGCTGACTGTGACCCACGATATCTCCCGGTACACCAAAGCCAAGGTTCTCCAGCCGTGCGCCGAGACCGAGCTCTTCGTCCGTTTCTCCACCGTGGCGGGGGAGCGGGGTGCCGCCGACTGTGAGCGGGACATCCGGGGCGTCGCCGTCAAGTTCTACACCGAGGAGGGCAACTGGGACCTCGTCGGCAACAACACCCCAACCTTCTTCATCCGGGACGTACATAATTTCTCCGACCTGAACCGCGCTGTCAAGCGGGACCCCCGCACCGGCCGCCGTAGCGCCCAGAATAACTGGGACTTCTGGACCCTGCTGCCCGAGTGCTTCCACCAGATCACCGTGGTCATGAGCGACAGGGGCATTCCTGCCTCCTTCCGCAACATGCACTTCTTCGGGGAGCACACCTTCTCCTTCTACAATGCGGAGAACCAGCGCGTCTGGTGTAAATTCCACTTCAAGACCCAGCAGGGCATCAAAAACCTCTCCAACGAAGAGGCCGCGAAGATCAACGGCATGGACCGGGAGTACCACGGTAAGGACCTGTTCGAGGCCATCGAGAAAGGCGACTTCCCCAAGTGGACCATGTACGTCCAGATCATGACCGAGCCTCAGGCCAAGAACCACTACGAAAACCCCTTTGATATCACAAAGATCTGGCGGCACGCCGAATATCCCCTCATCGAGGTGGGGGTGCTGGAGCTTAACCGCAACCCGGAGAACTACTTTGCCGAGGTGGAGCAGGCTGCTTTCACCCCTGCCCACGTGGTGCCCGGCATCGGGTTCAGCCCCGACCGGTTCCTACAGGGCCGTCTCTTCGCCTACGGCGACGCGCAGCGGTACCGCCTGGGTGTCAACCACAACCTCATCCCCGTGAACCGGGCCAAGGTGGAGGTAAGCGACTACCATCGGGACGGTGCCATGCGGGTGGACGGGAACTACGGCGGTGCCCCCGCATACACGCCCAACAGCTATGGCGCCTGGACCGCCCAGCCCGAGGTGATGGAGCCGCCCCTCGATCTGGAGGGAGCCATGTACCGCTACGACCCCAAGGACGACCCCACCGACGACTGTTTCCGTGCCGGCGGCGACCTTTGGCGAGTGATGACCGAGGACAAAAAGCAGCTCCTCATCGATAATACCGCCGGCGATATCGCTCCCTGCACCGTGAACATCAAGTACCGCCACGCCGCCCACTGCTACCTCGCCGACCCGGAGTACGGCGAACGGCTTGCCCAGGCCGCCGGGCTGGAAATTGGTAAAGTGAAAGAGCTTGCCATGCTTGACAACAACGGCCTGATCCGGGCGACCCTGTCTGAGGCCATGTGA
- a CDS encoding conserved exported hypothetical protein (Evidence 4 : Homologs of previously reported genes of unknown function), with the protein MTKQGFISGIGIGVLAGATLGLAMSTSKKREIRRAADKAIKAVGEVVDNISENMGM; encoded by the coding sequence ATGACAAAGCAAGGGTTTATCTCCGGCATCGGCATCGGCGTCCTGGCGGGCGCTACGCTGGGTCTGGCCATGTCCACGTCAAAAAAGCGCGAGATCAGGCGCGCTGCAGACAAGGCCATCAAGGCCGTGGGCGAGGTCGTTGACAACATCTCCGAGAACATGGGGATGTAA
- a CDS encoding hypothetical protein (Evidence 5 : No homology to any previously reported sequences) has translation MSFVIPPLISAHIISTKNEKSVAKICVSRYNEYNGADRTFEGAARDNRRAYCGEGWGQDLTSFFMRTYGKERRFEIIDQAGPSGGPRWGHRRRDGRAY, from the coding sequence TTGTCATTCGTTATTCCTCCTTTAATCTCCGCCCATATTATCTCCACAAAAAACGAAAAATCCGTTGCTAAAATATGCGTTTCAAGATATAATGAATATAACGGCGCGGACCGCACATTTGAGGGGGCCGCACGGGACAATCGAAGAGCCTATTGTGGAGAGGGATGGGGGCAGGACCTGACCTCTTTTTTCATGCGTACATATGGAAAGGAGCGGCGCTTTGAAATTATTGATCAAGCAGGGCCGTCTGGTGGACCCCGTTGGGGGCATCGGCGGCGTGATGGACGTGCTTATTGA